AATCATATTCGTGACAAAACCAAAAACGTATCCCAATTAGTATACTTAGATATATTGATCTCATATCACATACATCCCAATCGCATGAATATGTTAATATGTTGTTCTATGAACATCAATTGTTAGATTAAGTACGTTAATTAAGCTTTTAATCTCATTAATGAAAAGATTAGTGTTTCTTATTTAGCGTTTAGGGAAACAGGGAGTGAAAATTTGTGTGTATGTACTGTGTAGTAGCTTCAACCGTAGAAATCAGTGTTGCAAATTTGTAAGATGTTTGTCAAGTACCTCACAGCAGCTCCTCCTTCAGAGCTATCAAAAAGCGGCTTCACCCAATTTTAGAATATGTATTAGCAAACATAAAGGTAATAGCACTTCACAGCACAGTACAAATTCAATTGCAGTTATACCAAACGGAATTTACTAAACAAAAGTTAAGAGTAATTGTTTGATTCGATATACTTCTAGCTAGCAATTGTAATTTGGTATCTTGGAGACGTCCTTCAAGAGTtacgttttcttcttttggtttaaataaaaacccaaaaaaaaaaaaaaaaaaaaaaaccagttaCCCGTGCTTGTGTGGGAAGAAAAAGGCAATAAAAACTTGTACTTAAAAATTTTACCATACCTCTAGTTGAGTCCAACCGTTCCAACTCTCCGTTATTTCAGTCCCCGAGAGGTCAAGGATGAGAAGATTCTTGGGGCAAAAGTTGGTTGCTTGCAAATTGGAAGGACAATTCTTCCAAGAAAGCCATCTTACTTCTGGAAAGAGATCCTCAAAGTCCCCGGAGAGATTTCCGCTTGTCATTCCAAGAAATCTTACATTTGGCACTTTCTTAAATTCTTCTGGTGTCAAAAGAGCTCCACTTAAGTCCACACAAATTGCTTCAGTAGACTCAGTTCCCTAtaatgattataaaaaaaaaaggaaaaaaagtgtgCTATTAACCCAGGCAAAGTGCACATGGattgcccaaaaaaagaaaaagtgcacATGGATATCTACAACAGTTTTGGGTCCATATGATGCCAAAACGGGGTCTATACAAAATAAGTTGAAACAAGGAAACTTCTTGGTAGATTCATGCTATAAAGAAGTTACACGGTGTTTCACTTGGATTTACCTTCTTTTTGGCAATCACATCCAATGCTTCCTTATGATTCCACACTCGTGAACGCTTTCCTGGATCGTTGCGATTTTCGCCACGTACAATGCTCCTACCCAAGTCCTTAAGCTGGTCGTGCATCCATAACTCATTCTTTGCTCCTATTTTTACTAAGGACATTAAAAGTAGGACTTCAATCCCCTCATCTGGAAACAATTCACAGTCATCCCACATATAGGTTGCATCTCTCTTATTTTCTCCAGCCAGAAAACAAGCAATATCAAGAAATATTTGCTTTTGCGTGCCATCTAAAGCCTCATAACTTAACATTAACTTTGTCTCCACATCCTTATGAAGatgtttttccatcttttttattGTATCTTCCCACACTGCTTTCTCTTTTCCGCATAAAAATGAACCGATCAATTCAATTGTCAAAGGAAGTCCCCCAGCTTTTGCTGTAACCTTCTCGGATAGACAAAGAAATTGAATCGGAGGAGAGTTCCTTCTAAATGCATACTTGCTAAAAAGTTGTAAAGAGTCTAGATTATTTAGCTCCCCAACTTCATAAGCCAAACTATCCTCAAACACAGACAGTACACTTTTGTCTCTCGTTGTAACCACAATTCTACTTCCTGAACCAAACCATTCTCTCTTTTCTGCTAGTGCTGTAAGTTGTCTCCTATCATTTACATCATCAAGGAAAACAAGGACTCTTTTTCTACAAAATCGTGCTTTAATCATATTTTTTCCTTGATCGATGCTGGAAATCTCAATTCTTTTGTCCCCAAGGATATCACGTATTAATTGCCTTTGCAAATTTAGAAGACCAGAGCTGGAACTTTCTGATGCTTGTCGAATATCTGGGATAAAGCTACAGCTTTCAAAATCAGCTGACAGTTTATGGTAAACAACCTTGGCAAGAGTTGTCTTGCCTATACCACCTATTCCACATAATCCAATGAGCCTTATGTCTTTAGCTTCTACACTCAGCAGATCTATCACTTCATTCACTGACTGATGGATCCCGACCAAAGGATCGGATAGATGTACGGGAGACACCTTAAGCTTAAGTAAAACTTGACGAGCTACTAGCCGTGTGAGTTTTCCATGGCTGTATGCCAGCAGAAAGAGGGCAATGAAGTCACCGTCgttgtccgaccaaaaaaaaaaaaaagtcaccgtCAATGATGAGTTAGCCACAAAATTCCGggcagaaaggaagaaaaagtgcATGACTTTCCGAATTAATTCAATCATAGTAATAAGAAAAAACGGATATTTAGTAGGTGATGACCAAGATCATGAAGAATAAGATGATCACTTCCACTATTCTTCGCACAGTGTCTATCAGAAGTGAGCATGTTTCGGGTGGTCCAATTCAAACGCTAGAACCAGAAATCGAACCAGGGGCTATTCCATGTTTTTTCGAAATTGGAAACCAGACTACAATCCACAAAACCGGCTTTGAGAGCCTAACCTAGATTTATGTGTAATAATCAAGGTTTGATGTGTTTACACTACACGATGATGACTATTTGAATCTTAACTCTGCCTACTGAAAATACTAATTTTATCTGGCAccttttttgtgatattaaataATACATGGTTTCAGAGTTAGGTTTGTTtagcaaaaaaagaataatttaaaaaatattattctaaaaataatggcttaaaataattaatatatgaaattttttcatcgtccacgaaatTGATTAAACATATATTGTTATcgtgataaaattatttttcatatattaatTACTTTAAGCAATAAAAGCAATTTTTCGCGCAATGAATGCAGATGAaatcaccttttttttcctcgaatTCAGCACTTTTGCACTAAGTTCTTTTGCGTGGCATTATTCCATTGCCCCAGAAGTTGCGTACTGATGGAGATGGAGGGTGAAAAGGCCAACAAATCTTTTTCTGTTAAGTACATCATTAACCTTTTGGCGACTTCCTCAAACCACCCAAAGCTCTTGCATGGGCGAACTTTTGGATCGCAAACTTATTTAGTGGATTTGATATTGGGTAACCCAACAAAATTGTTTTAGGAAATGGTGGTACACTAGCTTCCCGTTTGTTTTGTGAAGATGAATAATCTTAAAAGCATATAAATTTTCTCAATGACCACTTTGTGGTCGTGAGCTATTTTAGCCTATTTGTTAGGAAGTTTTATTGTATAGTATACTTCATAGTATAGAATCCTTCCTATTGTATATCTCCTAATTATAGTTAtcagtttatatatatatatatataatatgattgagtattgtaaatgtatagaaaaaaatattcatta
This genomic interval from Rhodamnia argentea isolate NSW1041297 chromosome 4, ASM2092103v1, whole genome shotgun sequence contains the following:
- the LOC115743485 gene encoding disease resistance protein L6-like codes for the protein MHFFFLSARNFVANSSLTVTFFFFWSDNDGDFIALFLLAYSHGKLTRLVARQVLLKLKVSPVHLSDPLVGIHQSVNEVIDLLSVEAKDIRLIGLCGIGGIGKTTLAKVVYHKLSADFESCSFIPDIRQASESSSSGLLNLQRQLIRDILGDKRIEISSIDQGKNMIKARFCRKRVLVFLDDVNDRRQLTALAEKREWFGSGSRIVVTTRDKSVLSVFEDSLAYEVGELNNLDSLQLFSKYAFRRNSPPIQFLCLSEKVTAKAGGLPLTIELIGSFLCGKEKAVWEDTIKKMEKHLHKDVETKLMLSYEALDGTQKQIFLDIACFLAGENKRDATYMWDDCELFPDEGIEVLLLMSLVKIGAKNELWMHDQLKDLGRSIVRGENRNDPGKRSRVWNHKEALDVIAKKKGTESTEAICVDLSGALLTPEEFKKVPNVRFLGMTSGNLSGDFEDLFPEVRWLSWKNCPSNLQATNFCPKNLLILDLSGTEITESWNGWTQLEVATRLKVLNLSNCRRLRITPDLSAYLSLEILILEDCRSLVLIHRSIGHLRRLKHLNLKRCYRLQVLPVELGSLETLTELLIDQNISGVRYDTIINKTS